Proteins from one Cervus canadensis isolate Bull #8, Minnesota chromosome 25, ASM1932006v1, whole genome shotgun sequence genomic window:
- the ATXN7L3B gene encoding ataxin-7-like protein 3B, with protein sequence MEEISLANLDTNKLEAIAQEIYVDLIEDSCLGFCFEVHRAVKCGYFYLEFAETGNVKDFGIQPVEDKGACRLPLCSLPGESGNGPDQQLQRSPPEFQ encoded by the coding sequence ATGGAGGAAATTTCCTTGGCTAACCTGGATACTAACAAGCTGGAGGCCATCGCTCAGGAGATATACGTAGACCTGATAGAGGATTCTTGTTTGGGCTTCTGCTTTGAGGTGCACCGGGCAGTCAAGTGTGGCTACTTCTACCTGGAATTCGCAGAGACTGGTAACGTGAAGGATTTTGGCATTCAGCCAGTTGAAGATAAAGGAGCGTGTCGCCTCCCGCTTTGCTCCCTTCCTGGGGAATCTGGGAATGGGCCTGACCAGCAGCTGCAACGCTCACCTCCGGAGTTCCAGTAG